Proteins co-encoded in one Afipia sp. P52-10 genomic window:
- a CDS encoding MFS transporter — MTVVNDAAPGRGDLSPSSPEITARLTLLFAAAVGIIVINLFVPQTLVGLIGPSLGLGASAASLVAMATLLGYACGLLLLVPLADLIENRRLTVRLLTCAVIAAAVAAVAPTALTLLLTLFALGAACSAIQIIVPIAAAMAPPERRGQVIGDVMSGLMIGILLSRPFASLVADLFGWRAFYGVSAMLMVLLTLALRPRLPQRQPQAELTYPALIASLWQLLRSEAVLRQKALSAALGMAAFSLFWTAIALRLVLPPFDLGQRGIALFALAGAVGAVLTPLFGRAGDRGWTRPVTIVSHLVLIAGAALAAWAGSSSVAAPVVPLVLMAVAAFMLDVGVVGAQTLGRRAVNLLQAEARGRINGIFVGVFFLGASLGSAIAGLAWTSGGWPLVCAGIALFGGLALWVDSVGKAA, encoded by the coding sequence ATGACCGTCGTCAACGATGCCGCCCCTGGCCGCGGCGATCTCAGCCCGTCTTCGCCGGAGATCACCGCCCGCCTCACCCTGCTGTTTGCCGCCGCCGTCGGCATCATCGTCATCAATCTGTTCGTGCCGCAGACCCTGGTCGGGTTGATCGGTCCCTCTCTCGGGCTTGGTGCGTCGGCCGCCAGTCTCGTGGCAATGGCGACGCTGCTGGGTTACGCCTGCGGTTTGTTGCTCCTGGTGCCGCTTGCGGACCTGATCGAAAATCGCAGGCTGACGGTTCGCCTGCTGACGTGTGCGGTGATTGCGGCCGCCGTCGCTGCGGTGGCGCCGACGGCCCTCACCTTGCTGCTGACGTTGTTCGCACTCGGCGCCGCATGCTCGGCCATTCAGATCATCGTGCCGATCGCCGCCGCGATGGCGCCGCCTGAGCGGCGCGGCCAGGTAATCGGCGACGTGATGAGCGGGTTGATGATCGGCATCCTCCTATCGCGGCCGTTCGCTAGCCTTGTCGCGGACCTGTTTGGCTGGCGCGCATTCTATGGCGTGAGCGCGATGCTGATGGTGCTGCTGACGCTGGCGCTCCGACCGCGCCTGCCGCAACGCCAGCCGCAGGCGGAGCTGACGTATCCGGCCCTGATCGCCTCGCTGTGGCAGCTGCTGCGCAGTGAGGCGGTCTTGCGGCAGAAGGCGTTGTCGGCCGCCCTCGGCATGGCGGCATTCAGCCTGTTCTGGACCGCGATCGCATTGCGGCTGGTGCTGCCGCCGTTCGATCTCGGTCAGCGCGGCATCGCGCTGTTCGCCTTGGCCGGCGCGGTGGGCGCAGTGCTGACGCCGCTGTTCGGGCGTGCGGGCGATCGTGGCTGGACCCGACCGGTGACGATCGTGTCGCACCTCGTTCTGATCGCAGGTGCGGCGCTTGCGGCCTGGGCGGGTTCGTCGTCCGTCGCGGCGCCTGTGGTGCCATTGGTCTTGATGGCCGTGGCCGCTTTCATGCTGGATGTCGGTGTGGTCGGCGCGCAGACACTCGGCCGCCGCGCGGTCAACCTGCTGCAGGCGGAGGCGCGCGGCCGCATCAACGGCATCTTCGTCGGCGTGTTTTTCCTCGGCGCGTCGCTTGGCTCGGCGATCGCGGGCCTCGCCTGGACCAGCGGAGGTTGGCCGCTCGTCTGTGCAGGCATTGCCCTGTTTGGCGGGCTGGCGCTGTGGGTGGACAGCGTCGGAAAAGCCGCGTGA
- the aroB gene encoding 3-dehydroquinate synthase: protein MTASTSASPRNPAPTPTIVHVGLGERAYDIVIGHDVLAELGARIAALRPGARTAIVTDQSVAKHWLEPAEAALAAAGVATTRIVTGEGEAVKSYAGLEQVSEALIAAKIERNDLVIALGGGVIGDLTGFAASIVRRGVDFVQVPTTLLAQVDSSVGGKTGINSPHGKNLLGAFHQPVLVIADTQVLDTLSPRQFRAGYAEVVKYGVLGDAKFFAWLEANRAEIVNGGAAREHAIAESCRAKAAIVARDERETGDRALLNLGHTFGHALEAATGFSDRLFHGEGVSIGMVLASELSAELGMIPASDAARVAKHLADSGLPTRLQEIAGFSQEGLADADALMALMAQDKKVKRGRLTFILLKALGQAVIVNDVQPQLVRDFLARKLKA from the coding sequence ATGACTGCTTCGACTTCCGCCTCGCCGCGTAACCCGGCTCCCACGCCGACCATCGTTCATGTCGGACTTGGCGAGCGCGCCTATGACATCGTCATCGGCCATGACGTCCTGGCCGAGCTCGGGGCGCGCATTGCCGCGCTGCGGCCTGGTGCGCGGACCGCGATCGTCACCGATCAAAGCGTCGCCAAGCACTGGCTGGAGCCTGCGGAAGCCGCGCTGGCGGCCGCGGGTGTCGCCACCACGCGCATCGTCACCGGCGAGGGTGAGGCGGTCAAAAGCTACGCCGGGCTGGAGCAGGTCAGCGAGGCGCTGATCGCCGCGAAGATCGAGCGCAATGATCTGGTCATCGCGTTGGGGGGCGGTGTGATCGGCGACCTGACCGGCTTCGCGGCGTCAATCGTGCGCCGCGGCGTCGATTTCGTACAGGTGCCGACCACGCTGCTGGCGCAGGTGGATTCGTCGGTCGGCGGCAAGACCGGCATCAACTCGCCGCATGGCAAGAACCTGCTCGGCGCGTTTCATCAACCGGTGCTGGTGATCGCCGATACCCAGGTGCTGGATACGCTGTCGCCACGCCAGTTCCGCGCGGGCTATGCGGAGGTGGTTAAGTATGGCGTGCTCGGCGACGCCAAGTTCTTCGCCTGGCTCGAGGCCAACCGCGCCGAAATCGTCAACGGCGGTGCCGCGCGCGAGCATGCGATTGCCGAGAGCTGCCGCGCCAAGGCCGCAATCGTCGCGCGCGACGAGCGCGAGACTGGCGACCGCGCACTGCTCAATCTGGGGCATACCTTCGGCCACGCGCTGGAGGCGGCGACCGGCTTTTCCGATCGCCTGTTCCATGGCGAAGGCGTTTCCATCGGCATGGTGCTGGCGTCGGAACTTTCGGCGGAATTGGGCATGATTCCTGCGAGCGATGCGGCGCGGGTGGCGAAGCATCTCGCAGACTCCGGTCTGCCGACGCGGCTGCAGGAGATCGCGGGGTTTTCGCAGGAGGGCCTTGCCGATGCCGACGCGCTGATGGCGTTGATGGCGCAGGACAAGAAGGTGAAGCGCGGGCGGCTGACCTTCATTTTGCTGAAGGCACTTGGGCAGGCAGTCATCGTCAACGACGTGCAGCCGCAGCTGGTGCGGGACTTCCTGGCGCGCAAACTCAAGGCATGA
- a CDS encoding HlyC/CorC family transporter produces MEWIAFGLVVGCLVISAFFSASETALIGSSRASMLRLEKQGRVQAGIVNRLLAARERVIGALLIGNNLANITASALATAVFTAWFGDVGVVYATAAMTVLVVIFAEVLPKTVAINAPDRVSLAVARPMRLIVAVLGPLLTVVDVIVRTLLRLAGKPIGAHQPILSPTERLRGAVDLIHREGGVEKIDRDMLGGLLDLRELHISDVMVHRTEMVKINADLTTEEIVREVLATEYTRIPLWREKPENIVGVLHAKDLLRALRTSDGDLSRIDINAIMLPPWFVPEMRPLSEQLKAFRRRKTHFALVVDEYGEVEGMVTLEDILEEIVGDISDEHDVVVAGVRTQPDGSVIVDGSVPIRDLNRAMDWQLPDDEATTIAGLVIHESRSIPDRGQAFTFHGFRFRVLRRERNRITSLHIQVVPRVEPATGPLRARQAGTSFSLF; encoded by the coding sequence ATGGAATGGATCGCCTTCGGCCTCGTCGTTGGTTGTCTGGTCATCTCGGCGTTCTTTTCAGCGAGCGAGACCGCCCTGATCGGCTCCTCGCGCGCCAGCATGCTGCGGCTGGAGAAGCAGGGCCGTGTTCAGGCCGGTATCGTCAATCGCCTGCTCGCCGCGCGCGAGCGCGTGATCGGCGCGCTCTTGATCGGCAACAATCTCGCCAACATCACCGCGTCGGCGCTGGCGACCGCCGTGTTCACCGCATGGTTCGGCGATGTCGGCGTCGTCTACGCGACCGCGGCGATGACGGTGCTGGTGGTGATCTTCGCCGAGGTGTTGCCGAAGACCGTAGCGATCAATGCGCCGGACCGGGTGTCGCTCGCGGTGGCGCGGCCGATGCGGCTGATCGTGGCGGTGCTCGGGCCGCTCCTCACGGTGGTCGACGTGATCGTCCGCACGCTCCTGCGCCTCGCGGGCAAGCCGATCGGCGCCCACCAGCCGATCCTCTCGCCGACCGAGCGGTTGCGCGGTGCAGTCGATCTGATCCATCGCGAAGGCGGCGTGGAGAAGATCGACCGGGACATGCTCGGCGGCCTGCTCGACCTGCGCGAGCTCCATATCTCGGACGTGATGGTTCATCGCACCGAGATGGTGAAAATCAACGCCGACCTCACCACCGAAGAGATCGTGCGCGAGGTGCTGGCCACCGAATACACCCGGATTCCGCTCTGGCGCGAGAAGCCGGAGAACATCGTCGGCGTGCTGCATGCGAAGGATTTGCTGCGCGCGCTGCGCACGTCCGACGGCGATCTGTCGCGGATCGACATTAACGCGATCATGCTGCCGCCGTGGTTCGTGCCGGAGATGCGGCCGCTGTCGGAGCAGCTCAAGGCGTTTCGCCGCCGCAAGACCCACTTTGCCCTCGTCGTCGACGAGTATGGCGAGGTCGAGGGCATGGTGACGCTGGAAGATATCCTGGAGGAGATCGTCGGCGACATCTCCGACGAGCACGATGTGGTGGTAGCCGGCGTACGCACCCAGCCGGACGGTTCGGTAATCGTCGATGGTTCGGTGCCGATCCGCGATCTCAACCGGGCGATGGACTGGCAGTTGCCGGACGACGAGGCGACCACCATCGCGGGCCTCGTCATCCACGAATCGCGGTCGATTCCCGATCGGGGCCAAGCGTTCACCTTCCACGGCTTCCGTTTTCGCGTCCTGCGGCGCGAGCGCAACCGCATCACCTCGTTGCACATCCAGGTGGTGCCGCGTGTCGAGCCGGCGACCGGGCCCTTGCGCGCGCGGCAGGCGGGAACATCATTCTCGTTGTTTTAG
- a CDS encoding shikimate kinase, which yields MAAHLDGRTIVLVGMMGAGKSTVGRRLAARLGLAFIDADIEIEAAAGMTIPEIFAAHGEQYFRDGEARVIARLLDGGPCVLATGGGAFMRAETRERIRARGISLWLKADADVLLRRVKRRSDRPLLQTADPAATIEKLIAERYPVYAEADLTVLSRDVPHDRIVEECIAALAGHLSPAAPSASLGTP from the coding sequence ATTGCCGCCCATCTTGACGGCCGGACGATCGTCCTCGTCGGCATGATGGGGGCCGGCAAATCGACGGTGGGCCGCAGGCTCGCTGCGCGGCTGGGGTTGGCCTTCATCGATGCAGACATCGAGATCGAGGCGGCCGCCGGCATGACGATCCCCGAGATCTTCGCCGCCCATGGCGAACAGTATTTCCGCGACGGCGAGGCGCGGGTGATCGCACGGCTGCTCGATGGCGGACCGTGCGTGCTGGCGACCGGCGGCGGCGCTTTCATGCGCGCCGAAACGCGTGAACGCATCCGTGCCCGCGGCATTTCGCTTTGGCTGAAGGCTGACGCGGACGTGCTGCTGCGCCGGGTCAAGCGCCGCAGCGACCGGCCGCTGCTGCAGACCGCCGATCCGGCAGCCACCATCGAAAAGCTGATCGCCGAGCGTTATCCGGTCTATGCCGAGGCGGATCTCACCGTGCTGTCGCGGGACGTGCCGCATGATCGCATCGTCGAGGAATGTATCGCGGCGCTCGCCGGCCATCTGTCGCCGGCCGCCCCATCCGCAAGCTTAGGGACGCCATGA
- a CDS encoding site-specific tyrosine recombinase, whose amino-acid sequence MLTAEQGAGNNTVDAYRRDLEDLSAFLGQSRSALVKASTDDLRAYLADLDTRGFKSSSVARRLSALRHLYRFLLGEGLRDDDPAAILAGPKRGRPLPKVLSITDVDTLLARAKQTAEQAGITPAQRMRGLRLSCLLEVLYATGLRVTELVTLPLAAARRDARMIVVRGKGGKERFVPLNESAKQAMADYLAALEAVQATPKADGKIVKGAASKGSPKATKWLFPSFGESGHLTRQHFARDLKELAAAAGIPPRLISPHVLRHAFASHLLHNGADLRIVQTLLGHTDISTTQIYTHVIEERLKSLVRDLHPLAGA is encoded by the coding sequence ATGCTCACCGCCGAACAGGGCGCAGGCAACAACACCGTCGATGCCTACCGCCGCGATCTGGAGGACTTGTCCGCATTCCTCGGTCAAAGCCGGTCGGCGCTCGTGAAAGCCTCCACCGACGATCTGCGCGCCTACCTCGCCGATCTCGACACGCGCGGCTTCAAGTCGTCCAGCGTGGCGCGACGCTTGTCGGCGTTACGGCACCTGTATCGCTTCCTGCTCGGTGAAGGCCTGCGCGACGACGACCCGGCGGCAATTCTCGCCGGCCCGAAACGCGGCCGACCGCTGCCGAAGGTGCTGTCGATCACCGACGTCGATACTTTGCTCGCTCGGGCAAAGCAGACCGCCGAGCAAGCCGGGATTACGCCAGCGCAACGGATGCGGGGCTTGCGCCTGTCGTGCCTGCTCGAGGTGCTGTACGCGACCGGGCTGCGCGTTACCGAACTGGTGACGCTGCCGCTTGCCGCCGCGCGGCGCGACGCGCGGATGATCGTCGTGCGCGGCAAGGGCGGCAAGGAACGCTTCGTGCCCTTGAACGAGTCCGCCAAACAGGCGATGGCCGACTACCTCGCAGCCCTGGAGGCCGTGCAAGCGACGCCGAAGGCCGATGGCAAAATTGTCAAAGGCGCAGCGAGTAAAGGTTCTCCCAAAGCGACAAAATGGCTGTTTCCGTCGTTCGGCGAAAGCGGCCATCTAACCCGGCAACATTTCGCACGCGACCTGAAGGAGCTCGCGGCGGCTGCCGGCATTCCGCCGCGTCTCATCAGCCCGCATGTGTTGCGACACGCATTCGCCAGCCACCTGCTGCACAACGGCGCCGACCTGCGCATCGTGCAGACGCTGCTCGGCCATACCGATATCTCGACGACGCAGATCTATACCCATGTCATCGAGGAGCGGCTGAAAAGCCTGGTGCGCGACCTGCATCCGCTCGCCGGCGCCTGA
- a CDS encoding BolA family transcriptional regulator — MLVKDIITQKLQDAFAPESIEVKDESHQHEGHAGHRPGGQTHFRVYIVSKAFIGKSRIERHRMINAALTDELAGGVHALAIHASAPGE; from the coding sequence ATGCTCGTGAAAGATATCATCACACAGAAGTTGCAGGATGCTTTCGCTCCGGAAAGCATCGAGGTCAAGGACGAGTCGCACCAGCATGAGGGCCATGCAGGGCATCGACCCGGCGGCCAGACGCATTTCAGAGTTTATATCGTGTCGAAGGCCTTCATCGGCAAGAGCCGGATCGAGCGCCATCGCATGATCAATGCCGCGCTGACGGACGAACTCGCGGGTGGCGTGCACGCGCTGGCGATCCACGCCTCCGCTCCCGGCGAGTAA